In Leishmania braziliensis MHOM/BR/75/M2904 complete genome, chromosome 14, the sequence TCTTAagggcacacccacacccacacacacactagcTAACTCCACGCGTATCGAGGCTGGCTACTGTGATACATACTCGCGCATAGGGCGAAGTTTAAAGAGAACGTGTAGTGCCACTGCTACTCACCCGACTCTCGCACCCATGCCCGGCCTCAAGAAGGATGTACTGTCGATTGAAGGCATCTACTATGACACGGAGAAGCTTGCACGGATTCACCCTGGCGGTGCGGTGATGGTACGACTCTGCAACGGCCGCGAGTGCACGGCGATCTTTCTGAcctaccaccgccgccgcttcccCCACGCGCTCTACGAGGAGTACCAAGTACCCAAGGAGCAAGTGCATCCTGACAGTCTCATCGAGCAACGCCAGCAGCCGCGCTACGAGAGTTACCTCGAGTTGTGCAGCAGAATTCAGCCAATTATTGCACAAACCAAGGGCTTTGCTCCGTGGTACTACTACCTGAAGGCGGGGCTCTGGCTAGCGGTGATGCTCGGGCTCGATCTCTACTCCCTGTTCTACCACCGTGCGTACTTCTTAACTCTGATTCAGTCGTTTTCCATGGCCATGGTCGGCCTGAACGTCCAGCATGACGCCAACCACGGCGCACTGAGCCGCAACTGGCGCGTTAACCGCGTTCTGGGGTTCTCCCAGGATCTGcttggcggcagcagcatcaggTGGATTGTGAACCACAACTACATCCACCACGTCTATACTAATGAGCCGGAGCGGGACGCCGATCTTGATATTCCGCTGCTCCGCTTGCACAGTGGGATCCCGGTCAGGCTGGCCTACTGCCTGCAGCAGTTTTACATCCTTCTTCTCGAGGCCTTCTTTGGTCCTGTGCATGTGCTCTCGAACATCATCTTCCTCGCCAAGGGCCCGAATGAGAAGCAGCGTCTCCTCAAGAGGCAGTGGGGCATGAGTCTGTGCCTGCTCTCCATCATTCCCTACCGTCTTGTATGCAACTTTCTGCACGCGACGAGCTTCGGCGACGGCGTGGTGAACTGCCTGCTGCAGTACATGCCTGGCGGCTTCTACCTTGCCGGCTTCTTTCTCATGTCACACAACTTCGACGGCGCCAAAAAGGTTGGCACGAGCGACGGGCGCGATTTTGTTGCCTGTCAGACGGAGACGAGCTGCAACTTTGGTGGCTGGTGGTGGGGTCAGATAAACGGTGGCCTCAACTTTCAGATTGAGCACCACCTTTTTCCACGAGTGCACCATAGCTACTACGCTTACCTCGCACCGGTTGTGCGCCAGTTTTGTAAGGAGCGCGGCTTTCCCTACGTCAGCTACAAGACGTTTCAGGAGAACATGATGAGCACGTTTCGCCACATGGAGCAGTACGGGCGTGGCCAGGAGAAAGTGAAGAGCGCCTAGGTGTGACTCATACTGCACCTGCTgttgcgtgcgtgtgggggggggggtgggtgggtgtgcgcgccGCGGAAACTGttgaggaaaggagaagtgCGGATTTTCACAATGGTGGCTGCTTAGGGCCAACTCCAGTTGCTCTCACTTCTTCAGGCGACGTGCACAGCGCCTCGCTGTGCTCCTCCACGACGCACAACATCGTCCTCGGACGCGGACTCCTCTCCTCGTTGACTCCTACCACGCTGCACTCCTTTTATCACCTCCCTCTTGTTCTTGCGGTAGGTGCCCCTGTCTCTGGCTAACGTTTGCGCGCTAAGGTGAAGCCGGCACTACGCTCTCGCGTGCGTGAACTTCTAGAAAAGCGCCACGTATGTAGTCGTGTCTCGCGAAAACCGCGCTGGGGAACACCGCAGTGCCTGGgacgggggtggggaggcggTGAGGCCTCGAGCGTCGCTAACGCATGAAAGGAAAATAAAAAGGCGCAGAAAAAGAGACATTTCGCTTAGAGTAAGGGAGACGGATGGTGATGCGTGTCGGGGACGGGCATCTGTGAGCTATTAGAACAAGCGCCATATCGCCACTACCTTCGGTGACGCAagcagccaccaccccccttcctcccgaGGCCCCCCTCTTATTGTTTCCTCTGGCGCTCCGACGAAGGTGCGTcgtgcccccccctctttttgtgcTGCGGTGCTTCGTTCGTTGCACTTCGCGCCCCCTTCACTGATGCCGAggcgcggcagaggcagcggggAGCCAAGAACGGAGagtgcaggcgctgctgcagccacgcGATCTgtgccccactccctctgctgctgcgtctaCTCATGTCAGCTTGGACGTTTTCAGTACCCCCgttgtctctccctctccctctccagtCTTCGTCTCACGTCCTTCGGGTCGCGTGTGCGCACTCTCCGGGTCGGTTGTGCGGCGACACACCACGTCACCGtactgtttctctcttttctctgcgtACGCAGGTGTGCGCTGAGTCACACCTGGGCAGGCTGCCTTCTCATTCAatttttcttccctctctcgcgcacgtgtgtggcTGGGACGCAGCCTACCAGTGGGTGCCGCCGTATCCTTTTCATTTTCACTCGCACTCTTCTCCCAAGGAGCTAACACAGCGTACCCTGAGCGCTTGTTCTAGCCAACTCTTActttcgcttcctctgtTGCTTAGAGGTTTGTGTTTGGCAGAATCGCCATCACAAATGCCCCTCATGAGCTCGCAGGAGTCTGCTGTGCCCTCGTCGCATCTGCTTAGCTTGGGGGATGGCAGCGATGTCAACGTGACGGCGAGCTCGACCGCGTCGCCGGCGTCGCCACGCAACCCCAGAGCAACTGTGTCTAACGTTTCTCACTACGCGGCCAAGgacgtggaggcggtggagcttGACCCCGCTGCGCTGTGGGCGGTGCTTGACCTGCCGGCACCGGAGTCGATGCCGTCCCAGCACACGTCGCGCCGCGTCGTCTTACTCGGACGCCCACTCAGTGGGAAGCGCACCCTCTGCCGACGCCTGTGCTTCGCAGCGCAGGCACAGTACGCTGGCAGTGATGGCGCCACTGACGGCGGCCCCCAGAGCGGCGGTGTCGCGGCGAACAACGACCGGGAACCCCTCTACCACCCAAGcaccgacgacgacgaggattCGGCCCTTTTCCCTAACCGGAACGTCGGCGGATGTAATATGCCAGGCGCCTACTCGACGGTTGGCACACCGCGGCAGTGCACAGGGGTGGGGCCGCAAGATCGAGTAAAACCCCTGTCCCACGGGTCGGGTGTGTGCTTTGACTATGTGGTTCAACGAGTCCCGACGCGACTTGCGCACGGATGCGGTGGTGCTAACGATGGGCTTGCGTCCGGGAATCAGCGCTCGTCTACTGGGTTCCTGATGGCTCCTCTTGGTGGGACAGTGCGCCGCACTACGGAGTTCTTCTGCTGTGACAACGCGGGTGCCTTGTCAATGGCTCTGCCCACGCTCGATCATGTCGAGTCAGGGCTCGTGCTCATGGTGATCGATGTTAGTGATGTGTCGACCAttcggcagcagctggaCTACTGCTACTCGACGCTCGAGAGCTACATAGCCAACCTTCTGCGTACGCAGGCACCAAGCCACGACGAGGTGCGCCGTATGCAgcttgctgcagcgcagcaggaaTACTGGTTTGCCGAGGAGCAGAAGCTGCGCACTGTACGGGCAAACTTGGcaagcggcggcactgcggcggccgcatcttcctcttccttgaCCAAGGAGGGCCTCTTCGATGCTTCTTTCACGGACTCAGCAGCGAACATTGACAAAGCGAACAGCACTCCGCTTCGTGTTCCCGCCTCTGCTGGTACGGTGTGCACAATGCGCAGCGTCATCGTGTGTACCAAAGTCGATAGCCTCGAACGCGCCTCGCGTGCGATTGGGCTGGTGGAAAGCGGCACCATTGAAAGTGAGGCGTTACTCGATCGCCTCGGTATCCCGGGAGAACTGCGCCTTGCCATGCGGCActcgctgcagtcgctgctgtgcctggTGTCGCAGCTGGTGCGTCAGTACGCCATCTACCACAGGGCTGCACTGGCATCGGTGTGTTTGCGTGTATCCATGACAACAGCAGGCGCGGAGGGCGAATACGCCAACTCGGCACTAGTAAATCCCTTCTATAAGGGCTTCTGGGCGTACATCGCGTATCTCCTGtacagcagcgagggcccCAATGCGTCGGTGCCGAGCGACGTTCTGCGTGTTTGCTCTGCTCGAATGTACCCTCACGCGTTGCTGCCATGCGGTCTTGATTccttggcgctgctgaaccaCTTTGTCACTTCCAGCAACGTACAGCTGCCGGAAGGACCCTCGCTGATGGCACCGGAGGACCCTGCTGACTCGGCCATCCGCACGACAGCCGAGGGCGTTATCACTCCCGACGGTGTCTTCTTACTTCACCAAAAGTACATTCAGCAGGCGCAAGCAGACCTCACGAGTTGGACGGCGCTCTGGGGCAACCCCGCGGAGGCCATGCATAGCGGTGATGACATGGTATGGGACACCTTGTAGAGGGTGGCAGCAGGTGCCGAAAGAATCGGGGAGAAAGCAGCTGTGCCCGCTGTGGTGCTTGCCGCAGAGGCtggggtggcggcgacgtTGCCGCTTGCAGCAGCTACCATTTCTTCTAAGCTTCCTCGCTGCCTGTCGtgtgtttttccttttctttgccaCTCTTTCGTGGCAAATATATGCGAACATCAACCCCAACACTGACAGTCCACCACCCTGCCAGACGCCAGCTGTGCGCATGCATGTTCATGCCTGACTCATCCGTCTTGCACCACAATATGCGGCAGTGCGGAGAGCCTGCTTAGAGGGGCCTACAAGCTGCTCCTTTGGTGTAGGCCTCTAATCACCAGCGCGCACGTATACGACTTGCCTTGCACGTGAGCTTCCGGTGCTTCATACTTTTCAAGGATGGCAGGGCTGATTGTTTCCCTAATCGCTTTTCGCGCAGGCAATGTCCATAGCCATACCGGTAGTGGCACTGGGCCTTTACCAgcttcctcccctctctctctctacacacacacgcatcttctcgttccctctctcttccccctctctctcacgtgGGTCAACTCACCACGTCGAACAACCTCACACGTTGGTGTCTTTGTTGTGCTCCCTGAAGATGCGTGAGCACTGAAGACCAAAAAATGAGGCGACACTCTTTTGAGTGTCCTCTTCGCgactccacccccccccccccccctctgacGCCTCCTCACCACAAAACGTCGTCTCCAAAGGCGTAAGTGGCGT encodes:
- a CDS encoding putative delta-4 fatty acid desaturase, with translation MPGLKKDVLSIEGIYYDTEKLARIHPGGAVMVRLCNGRECTAIFLTYHRRRFPHALYEEYQVPKEQVHPDSLIEQRQQPRYESYLELCSRIQPIIAQTKGFAPWYYYLKAGLWLAVMLGLDLYSLFYHRAYFLTLIQSFSMAMVGLNVQHDANHGALSRNWRVNRVLGFSQDLLGGSSIRWIVNHNYIHHVYTNEPERDADLDIPLLRLHSGIPVRLAYCLQQFYILLLEAFFGPVHVLSNIIFLAKGPNEKQRLLKRQWGMSLCLLSIIPYRLVCNFLHATSFGDGVVNCLLQYMPGGFYLAGFFLMSHNFDGAKKVGTSDGRDFVACQTETSCNFGGWWWGQINGGLNFQIEHHLFPRVHHSYYAYLAPVVRQFCKERGFPYVSYKTFQENMMSTFRHMEQYGRGQEKVKSA